In one Cercospora beticola chromosome 1, complete sequence genomic region, the following are encoded:
- a CDS encoding uncharacterized protein (BUSCO:EOG09260WUS): MARVGSPDAASIMSGHSRSATLQSARINPVFTLDNFSSKDFIVKDFVESLSDSATLARRSATSATTSNAQASQAFDPKPLIRTFEHALNKLKNLSEDLQERENELSASVRKAEVQHNSNIRSREQELERAIGSFHRLERTLDGDGDAGGNAAMRIGERLEELDKQRQRAQDAKFVLQCWLEVSERGDLSSLDDMRKAGGGEGKVRCAHIARQLLKISQRLDGTTESPKTNGLSTNGVNGTHDNSSSDSIRKNNNGAKPREIVEKFLEMLEKDLLKSFDEFYRRQNFEGMRECAVALQDFSDGNSVMSLFVNQHQFFIDRSQLVTEELTVDNETWDRLADPDTEPPGVEPSLQSLIDEVKVVVQEESFIIKRAFPYYEDVLARFIQRVFQQSIQQRLEMVLEKADSISSLAFLRSLQASRSYIAALVEDLKAHGLTEHPEPVASTTAAVLDQQLDELFVPYFTGTSYIEREKRNLGEIFEGLLFKFTLYHSRRRKVHVQSHTYLGAISARSKEFISSARDAYMERLDSTDLPPGQKKMLLRVAGLHHAKDNAGPNEIDVTDEDGQLSLPFTKRMLKWLAEGVGRGLELASGGNETPKEIRELLHLLITHMGEIYLETALDAANDSAAVAEANTKTEPDLNYIADLRTAVSVLHLMLTTIQMLLLPLAASNLTIRRDLEKQTTSFVDRMEGKIDTVLQKTIDAALNWTQKLLSGQKKTDYRPKDDFNLQLEFQTATCQAVFTFLGRLHSRAKAALSGKVLDSFSIELAVGLRGLLLQHFKSYQISQTGALLASKDITKYIELLRSWDLPSSFDPSFEVLTEVANLFVIGPEALRDRLRNFGTGVGALQGVEKADLRPYILRREDSGGVGVQAVLNAL, translated from the coding sequence ATGGCTCGCGTCGGCAGTCCCGATGCTGCGAGCATCATGTCCGGCCACTCGCGGTCGGCTACGCTACAATCCGCTCGCATTAACCCCGTCTTCACGCTCGATAATTTCAGCAGCAAGGATTTCATAGTGAAGGACTTCGTTGAATCTCTCTCCGATTCTGCGACTTTGGCGCGACGATCTGCCACGAGTGCAACGACGAGCAATGCGCAAGCCAGCCAGGCATTCGACCCAAAGCCACTCATTCGCACTTTCGAACACGCGCTTAACAAGCTGAAGAATCTTAGTGAGGACTTACAAGAGCGGGAGAATGAGCTCAGCGCGAGTGTGCGCAAAGCTGAGGTACAGCACAACAGCAATATCAGATCGCGAGAGCAGGAACTCGAGCGGGCGATCGGCTCCTTCCACCGCCTGGAGCGGACACTGgacggcgatggcgatgccGGAGGCAATGCTGCAATGCGCATCGGAGAGCGATTGGAAGAGCTTGACAAGCAGAGACAGAGGGCGCAAGATGCCAAGTTCGTACTTCAATGCTGGCTAGAAGTCAGCGAGCGAGGAGACTTGTCGAGTCTGGACGACATGCGCAAGGCGGGTGGTGGAGAGGGCAAGGTGCGATGTGCGCATATTGCACGGCAGCTGCTGAAGATATCACAACGGCTAGATGGGACCACGGAATCGCCCAAGACGAATGGGCTTTCCACGAACGGAGTTAATGGCACCCACGATAACAGCTCATCGGACAGTATACGGAAGAACAACAATGGCGCGAAACCTAGAGAAATTGTTGAGAAGTTCCTTGAGATGCTGGAGAAAGATCTGCTCAAGTCGTTTGATGAGTTCTATCGCAGACAGAACTTTGAAGGAATGCGTGAGTGCGCAGTTGCGCTGCAGGACTTCAGCGATGGCAATTCAGTGATGTCTCTGTTCGTGAATCAGCACCAATTCTTCATCGACAGATCCCAACTCGTTACAGAGGAGCTGACAGTGGACAATGAGACCTGGGACCGCCTAGCGGATCCGGACACGGAACCACCTGGAGTCGAGCCGAGCTTACAATCACTGATAGACGAAGTGAAGGTGGTCGTTCAGGAAGAGAGCTTCATCATTAAGCGCGCATTCCCATATTACGAGGACGTTCTGGCACGATTCATACAGCGAGTTTTCCAACAGTCGATACAGCAACGGCTAGAAATGGTTCTGGAGAAAGCCGACAGCATATCATCGCTTGCCTTCCTTCGATCGCTACAGGCTTCGAGGTCTTATATCGCTGCTCTCGTTGAGGATTTGAAGGCTCATGGACTCACAGAACATCCCGAACCCGTTGCTTCGACTACTGCAGCAGTACTGGACCAACAACTGGACGAATTGTTTGTGCCATACTTTACAGGCACAAGTTACATTGAACGCGAGAAGCGCAATCTTGGAGAGATTTTCGAAGGTCTTTTGTTCAAATTCACACTTTATCATTCACGAAGGCGCAAAGTCCACGTGCAGTCCCATACATACCTTGGTGCCATCTCTGCGCGTAGCAAAGAATTCATCAGCAGCGCCCGAGATGCCTATATGGAACGACTGGATAGCACCGACCTGCCACCAGGTCAGAAAAAGATGTTGCTGCGAGTGGCAGGTTTGCACCACGCAAAGGACAATGCTGGGCCCAACGAGATCGATGTCAccgacgaagatggccaGCTTAGCCTACCGTTCACGAAGCGAATGCTAAAATGGTTGGCAGAGGGGGTGGGTCGTGGCCTCGAGCTAGCCAGTGGCGGCAACGAGACGCCAAAAGAGATCCGCGAGCTATTGCACCTTCTCATCACGCACATGGGCGAGATTTACCTCGAGACGGCATTAGATGCAGCCAACGACTCGGCTGCTGTGGCAGAAGCCAACACGAAGACGGAACCAGACCTGAATTACATTGCTGATCTGCGCACCGCAGTCAGCGTCCTGCATCTCATGCTCACCACGATCCAGATGCTACTTCTGCCCTTGGCTGCGAGCAATCTCACCATCCGCAGAgatctggagaagcagaCGACAAGTTTCGTCGATAGAATGGAGGGCAAGATCGACACTGTTCTCCAGAAGACCATCGATGCAGCGTTGAATTGGACGCAGAAGCTCCTATCAGGACAAAAGAAGACTGACTATCGCCCGAAGGACGACTTCAATCTTCAGCTTGAGTTTCAGACCGCAACATGCCAGGCAGTCTTTACATTCCTCGGTCGTCTTCACTCCCGGGCCAAGGCTGCTCTGTCAGGAAAAGTTCTTGATTCCTTTTCAATCGAACTGGCTGTCGGACTACGAGGTCTGCTCCTGCAGCATTTCAAGTCCTATCAGATTTCGCAAACCGGCGCGTTGCTGGCCAGCAAGGATATAACGAAGTATATCGAGTTACTGCGTTCGTGGGATCTGCCGAGCTCATTCGATCCGAGCTTCGAAGTGCTCACAGAAGTCGCGAACCTGTTTGTGATAGGACCAGAGGCCCTGAGGGATCGTCTGAGAAACTTTGGAACTGGTGTGGGGGCGCTGCAGGGCGTGGAGAAGGCTGATTTGAGGCCGTATATATTGAGGCGAGAGGATAGCGGTGGCGTAGGTGTGCAGGCTGTGCTGAACGCACTGTAA
- the ARG6 gene encoding Protein arg-6, mitochondrial, producing MQSVARPLCRQLTRQARQLRVPNASRALVATAPQLSRRNYASHRSDGRDARSAVISVLNNIASKREVQQYLAQFTSVSSQQFAVIKVGGAILTDYIDVLCASLRNLNQMGLYPVIIHGAGPQLNKLLEEAGVEPQYNEGIRITDGKTLGVARKLFLEENLKLVEALESWGVKARPITSGVLMADYKDKETYQFVGEVNQVNANSIKAAIADGYIPVLTCMAENDEGQLLNVNADKAAAELAKALVPLKIVYLSEKGGIHDKETGKLIEAINLDEEYDEYMKKPWVIHGTRSKIRDIKTLLDDLPRSSSVAIIHPESLERELFTHSGAGTLIRKGTKLHSASSLKEFSNLGKLKDALARDREGPDAANVVDRYVEILESRPFQAYFDENMEALAVVLPPDEAPNAMAQLATLTMTRNAWLSNIADNVFQNLKRDFPRLAWTVKQDDENLTWFSEKADGHLARDGDVLFWYGLGGANEVRDLMSEFIKHGRKMFGDTNLESHLHRSNPTADRIRAHAAKMAGGRPTGARAFSTNARPRRHIRTDGLQQVRTYSTTNPNPPLGIKNREKDYPSKVALIGARGYTGKALIDLLNKHPNFDLCHVSSRELKGQELKGYEKKKIIYESLSPDDVRKMAERKEIDCWVMALPNGVCKPYVDAIEESGHQEAVIVDLSADYRFDSNWTYGLPELVQRHKIASATRISNPGCYATAAQLGIAPLVPHLPPFPAQPTVFGVSGYSGAGTKPSPKNDVNVLKDNLIAYSLTDHIHEREISSQLGTEVAFIPHVAVWFQGIHHTISIPLAEKMASRDVRQLYQDRFDKEKLVRITGESPQVKNIAGKHGVEIGGFAVHSSGKRAVINVTIDNLLKGAATQCLQNMNLALGYSEYEGIPLD from the exons ATGCAGTCTGTTGCTCGTCCGCTTTGCCGGCAGCTCACACGCCAGGCACGACAACTCCGCGTCCCCAATGCCTCTCGCGCCCTCGTTGCGACTGCTCCGCAGCTGTCGCGACGGAACTATGCCTCGCACCGCTCTGACGGCCGCGATGCTCGCTCTGCCGTTATCAGCGTGCTGAACAACATTGCCTCCAAGCGCGAAGTCCAGCAGTACCTTGCTCAATTCACATCCGTCTCCTCACAGCAGTTCGCAGTCATCAAGGTCGGAGGAGCCATTCTTACGGACTACATCGATGTGCTATGTGCTTCGCTGCGCAACCTCAACCAGATGGGGCTGTACCCTGTCATCATTCATGGTGCAGGTCCCCAGCTGAACAAACTCCTCGAGGAAGCTGGTGTTGAGCCACAATACAATGAGGGCATTCGTATCACGGACGGCAAGACGCTGGGAGTGGCCAGGAAATTGTTCTTGGAGGAGAACTTGAAGCTGGTGGAGGCTTTGGAGTCGTGGGGCGTCAAGGCACGGCCGATCACCAGCGGTGTTCTCATGGCGGACTACAAGGATAAAGAGACGTATCAATTTGTTGGAGAGGTCAACCAGGTCAATGCAAACAGCATCAAGGCTGCGATTGCCGATGGGTATATTCCGGTCTTGACGTGCATGGCTGAGAACGATGAAGGCCAGCTCTTGAACGTCAATGCCGACAAAGCGGCTGCTGAGCTCGCCAAAGCTCTCGTCCCACTCAAGATTGTGTATCTCTCTGAGAAGGGTGGTATTCACGACAAGGAGACTGGTAAGCTGATCGAGGCTATCAACCTGGACGAGGAGTACGACGAGTACATGAAGAAGCCATGGGTCATTCATGGCACACGCAGCAAGATTCGGGACATTAAGACTCTCCTTGACGACCTGCCGCGCAGCTCTTCCGTTGCTATCATTCACCCAGAGAGCTTGGAGCGCGAACTTTTCACCCACTCTGGTGCTGGCACTCTCATCCGCAAGGGAACTAAACTTCACTCAGCATCGTCCTTGAAGGAGTTCTCAAATCTCGGCAAGCTGAAGGACGCACTCGCCCGTGATCGTGAGGGGCCCGATGCCGCCAACGTGGTCGATAGATATGTTGAAATCCTGGAGTCGCGACCCTTCCAGGCATATTTCGATGAGAACATGGAGGCATTGGCAGTTGTGCTTCCGCCTGATGAGGCCCCAAACGCTATGGCACAGCTCGCCACTCTTACCATGACCAGGAATGCATGGCTCTCTAACATAGCTGATAATGTCTTCCAAAACCTGAAGCGCGACTTCCCACGCTTGGCTTGGACCGTCAAGCAGGACGACGAAAATTTGACGTGGTTCAGCGAGAAGGCAGACGGACATCTTGCACGCGACGGTGAT GTTCTCTTTTGGTATGGCCTTGGTGGCGCCAACGAGGTTCGCGATCTCATGAGCGAATTCATCAAGCACGGACGTAAGATGTTCGGCGATACCAACCTGGAATCCCACTTGCACCGCTCAAACCCCACTGCGGATCGCATACGTGCTCATGCTGCCAAAATGGCTGGCGGCAGACCTACGGGAGCACGTGCTTTCAGCACAAATGCCAGGCCAAGAAGACATATTCGCACAGATGGTCTGCAGCAGGTGAGGACTTATTCGACGACTAACCCGAATCCACCTCTTGGGATCAAGAACCGTGAAAAGGACTATCCATCGAAAGTCGCGCTCATCGGTGCCCGTGGCTACACTGGAAAGGCACTCATTGACCTGCTCAACAAACATCCAAACTTCGATTTGTGCCATGTCTCGTCTCGTGAATTGAAGGGACAAGAGCTCAAGGGctacgagaagaagaagatcatctACGAGAGCCTGTCACCGGACGATGTTCGCAAGATGGCGGAGAGGAAGGAAATTGATTGCTGGGTCATGGCCCTGCCAAATGGTGTGTGCAAGCCTTACGTTGATGCTATTGAGGAATCTGGTCACCAAGAGGCCGTCATTGTGGATTTGTCTGCCGATTACCGATTCGACTCCAACTGGACCTACGGTCTGCCTGAGCTTGTGCAGCGACACAAGATCGCTTCGGCAACGCGCATTAGCAACCCTGGCTGCTACGCCACAGCAGCACAGCTGGGGATTGCTCCATTGGTACCTCACCTCCCGCCCTTCCCGGCACAACCCACAGTCTTCGGCGTATCTGGCTACTCTGGAGCCGGCACCAAGCCATCTCCAAAGAACGATGTCAATGTTCTGAAGGACAACCTGATCGCCTATTCTTTGACGGATCATATCCATGAGCGCGAGATCTCTTCTCAACTTGGGACAGAAGTGGCTTTTATTCCTCATGTCGCAGTCTGGTTTCAAGGTATCCACCACACTATTTCCATCCCTCTCGCTGAGAAGATGGCTAGCCGAGATGTGCGACAACTCTACCAAGATCGCTTCGACAAGGAGAAGCTGGTCAGGATCACCGGAGAATCGCCTCAGGTCAAGAACATTGCCGGCAAGCATGGCGTGGAGATTGGTGGCTTCGCTGTGCACTCGAGCGGCAAGCGAGCGGTCATTAACGTGACCATTGATAACCTGCTGAAAGGTGCTGCAACACAATGCTTGCAGAACATGAACCTTGCGCTTGGGTACAGCGAGTACGAGGGAATCCCGCTTGACTAA